Part of the Methanobrevibacter sp. genome, AGGAAAAGATAGACTTCAACCTTCAAGACAACTATTTTAAAGACCAGATCAATTCCAATCTAAAACTGCTTCCAAAAATCGGCCTTAAAACAGAACAGAATCTTAAGGACAAAGGATATGACACAATAGAATCCTTGAAAACTCATGACCGCTATGCAGACCGTGCAAATAAATTTTGCCAGCAGATTGAGGATTTGTCATATGGGGAAATAATAGAACTGTTGGACAATAACCGCTACAGCAAAAAATGCAGGGACAATATAATCAAGTCCATAAGTCTGACAGATAAGGAAAATTTCAAATTCATGGATATCGAAACTTTAGGCCTTTCAAATGTTCCAATAATTCTTATAGGCGTTGCAGAAATTAAAAAAGATAAAATAATTTCATCACAATATTTCTTAAGGCAAATCTATGAAGAACCTGCAGTCATTGAAGCTTACATGTCACATCTGGATGAAGACTCTGTTCATGTGACTTTCAACGGAAAAAGCTTTGATGTGCCTTATATACGAAACAGGTGTCTGTCAAACAGGATAAATGTTAATCTAAGACTGCCGCACCTGGATTTAATGTATTTTGCCAAAAATTTATGGGGTAACCAGCTGCCGAACTGTCAGCTTCAAACAATTGAAAGGGAACTTTTTGGAATCGAAAGGGAAGGTGATGTTCCGGGACAATTCATTCCTGGATATTATAGGGATTATCTTGACCATGAAAACATCGGCCCTATAGTTCCTATTATAGAACATAATCGTCAGGATATTGTATCATTAGCAAGTTTTCTAGAGAAAATGTATGAGGATGTAAATTAAAATGGGATTTTTAGACAGATTCAAAAGCAAAGAACCAAAAAAACAGAAAGCCGTCATGCCGGATGACAGTGAAATAGATGAAGAACAGTTAGCTTTAAAAGAAATAGCTATAAACAGTAAAGACAGAAATCAGCGTGCCATTGCCGCAGACAACATCACAGACCAGTATGTTGCACTTGATATTGCAAAAAATGTTAAGGACAGAGCCATCAGATTAATTGCAGCAAACAAGATAAAAGATGAAAAACTTCTTTGGGATGCTGCTGAAAACTCTAAATTTTATGACGTAAGAAGCTTTGCCTATGAAAGGCTAGGCGAAAACAACAAATCCATTTCTGAAATTGTTAAAAACACAAAGAAAAACAAGAACGTTGATGAAATATTTGAAAAGATAGTTGATGAGGAAACTCTCGAAGACATAGCAATTAATGCAATAGATAAAAATTACAGAAGACTGTCACTTGAAAAAATAGAAAGTCCTGAAATATTATACGATCTGGTTTTTAAGGCAGGGGATTCATCAATTAGAAAAAATGCCATAAACAAGGAATCATTTGTAAGTGAAGATATTCTTCAAAAGGTAGTTATGCAAGACAAGGATGAAGGAGTAAAGATAGCTGCCGTTAAAAAAATCAGAAATGAGGAAAACCTTGCAAAAATCGCAATAAACGAGGATAATGCAAAAATAAGGTCACTTATATTTTCAAAAATTGACAATGTAGGATTACTGAAAAATATTGCACTGGACTCTGAAAAATCTGACGTTCGTTTGGATATTGTAAACAAATTGGATGATGAAGAATTGCTGACTCAAATTGCTTTAAATGACACTGATAAAATTGTAAGAAGCGAAGCTGCCAAAAAAATCAGTGATGAGGAAGTTCTGCTAAAGATAATTAAAAATGATGATGACAGGTTTGTAAGACAAATTGCTGTTAAAAACATTACAAACCCTCAGGAATTGCTCAACATAGCATTGAATGACGATGACCAGTTTGTAAGAAATCATGCACTGTCAAATCCTGCGCTGAGTGATGAAAAGGATTTCAAATTCATTGCAATTAATACAACTCATGAGGAAGTTGCCGCCCAGGCAATGGAACACATTACGGATGAAAACAATTTCATTGACATACTGAAAAATGCCAAATTGAGTTCTGTTAGAAAATCCACATTGGATAACATTAACGATTTGGAAACCTTAATCAGAATAGTTTTAGCTAATGAAGATGAAGAATTTTCACTTAAGGCTCTAAATAAGATTAAAGTAGAAAAATGTTTAATTAAGATATATGGGCAGGGAATATCTGAAAATATTTCAGTAAGGGCAGTTTCATTAATTAAGGACCAAAAGGAACTGACAAAAATAGCTCAAAATGACGACTCATGGAGAGTTCGTGAAGCGGCATGTAAAAAAATAGTAAGTAAAAAAGTTTTAAAAGACATATCCATTTCAGACGATAATGAATATGTCAGAGCTGTGGCCAAAAAGAGAATGAAACTATAAATAGAATTCAGGATCTTTTCTTTCACTGTTTGCTTTTTCAAATTCTGGTTTTTTAGCTTCAAATGCATCTCCTGTAAACATTCTTGCATCTTCAGGGCAAATGTGAATACATGCAGTACATCTGGAACATAAATCCAAATCAGTATCTACAGGATCATCATCCGGAATGGCATTTTCAGGACAAATTGACACACAGTCATAACAGAATGCACAGGCCATATCGTCACAGCTTACGACAAATGGAAGCTGTTTATAATCGGTATAAGGTCTGTTTCCAGGAATTTCAGAGGTTAAGCTTTCGCCGGATTCTATTTTTTCGATACATTTTTGGGCAAATTCATTGATTTTTTCTATATCTGATGAATCAGGCCTTCCCTGAGCCACGCCGCTGAAAATTGAATGATGACTGACTGTAGAGGCAGCTGCAATTACATTGAAGTTATTTTCTTTAAGCAAATCAACTAATTCTAAAAGTGCATCACTAACATGTGCATTTCCATAGTTTACAACAGCTATTGCAGGTGTATTGTCTCCCTTGATTTTTTCAAGTCTTTTTCTGGCTGTTTTTGGAATTCTTCCGGCAAAAACAGGCATACCTACAATTGCAATGTCATCACTTGCAAACACTTTTTCAGAGTTGAAATTTAATAAGTCAAAAATCTCCTTTTTTTCATTAAAATTGTTTGAAATTTCTTCAACTACTTTTTTTGTAGTGGAAGATGGACTAAAATATATTTTTTCTACATTTGACATACTCTCACCTTGATTTAATAATTGTTTTCAAAGCATTTAAATTTTTACCTAATAACATAAATTTTTATTAATGGGGATAATTTAATATTAAATTAAAACAAAAAATTATTTGGTGATACGATGGAATTAATGAGAGAGCTATCTTTAGCACCAGGAGTTTCTGGTTCAGAAGAAGAAATAGCTAAAATTATTACACGTGAATTAGAAGATGTAGCTGATAAAATCGAAACTGACAGCATGGGAAACTTAATTGCTACCAAAAAAGGTGAAAAGAAAGCACCTACAGTAATGCTTGCTTCCCACATGGACGAAATAGGTCTCATGGTCAGATACATTGATGATAATGGATTTATTAACTTTTCAACAATCGGTGGAATTAATGATCAGATGTTAATGAATCAGACAGTAACAATTCATTCTTCTGTTGGGGAAGATGTTGTTGGTGTTATAGGTTCAAAACCACCTCATGTAACAACCCCTGAAGAAAGAAACAAGGTTGTTAAAGCTAAAGACATGTTCATTGATATTGGAGCAAAAGACAAGGAAGAAGCAGAAAAAATGGTCAGAGTCGGAGACAAAATGACCTTCAATGCTTTATTCGAAGAATATCCTAACAACAGAATCATGGGTAAGGCTTTAGACAATCGTGTTGGCTGTTATGTAATGATGGAAGTTCTAAAAAGAGTTGAAACCAGAGCAACTGTTTATGGTGTAGGTACTGTTCAGGAAGAAGTGGGTCTTAAAGGTGCAAAAACTTCCGCATTCAAATTAAACCCTGACCTTGCAATTGCACTTGATGTGACATTGTCCGGTGACCATCCTGGAATCAAACCTGATGAAGCGCCTGTTGTGATGGGTAAAGGTCCGGCTATTATCTTGGCAGATGCTAGCGGTAGAGGAATTCTAACACAGCAATCAGTTAAGGACATGCTTATTGAAGCCGGTGATGAAAACGATATTCCATACCAACTGGAAGTAAGTGACGGTGGAACAACCGACGGAACTGCAATTCACTTAACCCGTGAAGGAATCCCAACTGGTGTTTTATCTGTTCCTACTCGTTATATACATACTCCTGTAAGTGTATGTAGTATGGATGATATTGAATCAACCATTCAATTAATTACAGCAGCTATAAACAAATTATAGCTACTTTTTTTAATTTTTTTTTTAAAAATAATTTTTTAACAGGCTATTTAAACCTGTCGTCTGATTTTTGTGATTTGGCTTTCTGGTGTTTTGTTTCAAACCAACCGATTTTTAGCTTGTCAATGGTGTCTTCATACAATTGAGGAACATACGGTTTGATGTCTAAAAGTGGTGTTCCGTCTAAAATGTCCACATTTTCAATGTATACAATATTATCTTTAACGTCTGTGACTTTTACAACACTCATTCCAATTCTGTTTGGTCTTTTCGGGGATCTTGTTGCAAAAACACCGTGAGTGTTATTGTCCATGAATGGTTTTACTTCAAGCATATATCCATCAACTTTGTGGAGTAAATAAATTAGGTGGATATGGGAAAAACCGTCGAGGTCCTTAAGACCGTCAACAAATTTATCTTTAATTTCGATTGTTCCTTTAATTCCTTTTGCTCCTGTTGGCTGAATTGGCATTCCTTCAATTTCTTTGAATTCAGTATGGATTGTACCAATTGATTCTAATTCGATATTCATAATAATCATTTTCGTTTTTATAATATTAATATTGTTCTTATTTTTTGCAGGTTTTTTAAAAGTAAATGATTTTTTTTTTGACGGAAGATATTTTCTATAGGAACTCTTATTGAATTTCGATAGAATTTTAAATAGATACTTTAAATTTATTAAATATTATATTTTAGAATTATAAATCTATATTATTTTAAAAAATTAGTTTCAATATTTTTATTTATTAAATAAATTAATTATATTGATTTTATTTAAAATATTTTTTAAAATTATTGTCGATATGAAGTATTTTCAGTAATCGATTTAAAATTTATTTTTAGATGAAAAATCGAAACATTTATAAGTAATTCGATACAACATTACATTGTGAAATACATACTGATGTGAAAATCATACTTCAATATGTAATTCGAAATAAATTTTATAGGAGATAATAAAATGCAACTCAGTGCAAGAAATCAATTACAAGGAAAAATTACAAATGTCGAAAAAGGAACTGTTATGGCTAACATTAAAATTGAAGTAACTGAACCTAATACTATTACAGCTATTATTACTAAAGAGTCTGCTGAAAAATTAGGTTTAGCTGAAGGCGATGATGTAACCGCTGTTATTAAATCTACTGAAGTTATTATTGGTAAATAGATGGAGGGATCTTGGATGCAACTTAGTGCTAGAAATCAATTACAAGGTAAAATCACTGGTATTGAAAAAGGAACTGTTATGGCTAACATTAAAATTGAAGTAACTGAACCTAATACTATTACTGCAGTTATTACTAAAGAGTCTGCTGAAAAATTAGGTTTAGCTGAAGGCGATGACGTAACTGCTGTTATTAAATCTACTGAAGTAATTATAGGTAAATAATTACTTTCCTTTTTTTTCTTTAAACATATTTTTTGAATAAGGATTATCTCAATCCTTTTTCAGTATTTCATTATTTTTTAAAATTAGTTATTTTTTTTTTGGAAAAATTCAAAAATAAGTTAGGATTAGGATTTAATTCCTAAATTCCTAGTAAAATTAATGATTCTTAATATTTAACTTAAGATTAAAGTTTATCCTCCGGCAAGAATTGTTTTTGTGCCTTCTTCGGAAATTTCTTCTTTTTTAAATTCAACATCATATTTCACAGTTTCAATGACTTCTTTTAATGCGTCAAGGGTTTCTCCACGGTGAGCTCCAAGTACTGCAACTAAAAACAGCATGTCTCCTGTGTAAAATTCACCTATGTAGTGAACAACGGATATTTCATGAACGTTATATTTTATTTTTGCGTTTTCTACAATCTTTTCTATTTCGTTTTTGGTTTTTTCTTTGTCAGGTGTTGTTAATATTAACTTTTTCAAGTTCATATTTTCTTCTTTTCCACGAACTATTCCTTCAAAGGTAAAGATAGCTCCGGAATAATCGACTTTGTTTGATTTTTTCAACTCAGCGATTAAATCAGCTGTTGTAACTTTATCTTCTTTTGCTTCTATAACTCTTACAACCATAGTTTCATCTCCAATATAATTATAGGATATATTAATATAAATAACTATTGTTATATTTCACTAACTTCCTTAACTGATAAATTTTTGATTCTTCGAATACCGTTTATTTCTTCAATAACATCACATGTAGCTTTAGGAACAAGTTCCTGCCAATCTCCATCTTCAAGAATTCTTTTCCTGACTTCTGTACCGGACAGATGTAATCTGTCATAAAGCGGAGGTTGTCTGACTTCAAACCCTTCCTCTTCAAATAACTGTTTGACCAGAGGATTGCCTGAATAAACGATTGAAAATGGAGGAGTCATCATTTTGACATGGGACGGCCAGATTGCATTAAAATTAATGTCCTGCATCGGGATGATATAATATCTGCTGGGATCCACTCCGGCTTCGGCCAATGCCTGGCTCATCATGACAATTCTTTCACCAGCAGTAAACGGGTCTTTCTGCTCATGACTTAACTGTGCACTTCCAATTCCAATAATGATTTCATCGACTTCATCTAAAATCTTATTGATCACTTGCATGTGTCCATTATGAACTGGCTGCATTCTACCAATTAGTATTCCTCGAACTTTTTGCATTTTAATCACACATTAAGGATTTAATTCATCTAAACATTTAATTAATTTATCTGCAGTATTCTGTTTTTCACTTAGGCTGTTTGTAATTGATGTTTCAACCAAAATTGTATTGATTCCCTTGTTGGCTATGGGCTGGGTTACCTTTTCAGGACTTGTTCCTTCGGTAAAGTTAAAGTCAACAATGCCAATGTCTGCAGAAATCTTATCGATATATCTGTTTATTGCATCTGACCTGTTGGAAAGGCTAAACAGGAAGTTGGAATATTCGTATATCGGATCGATTTCATGAACATCAACAACAATAAACGGATTGTCCTTTTCAATATTTGGAACAACATACTTGTGGGCCAGGGATTCTCCGGCAGACCTTGTATCATCACGGGAAGTCAAATTGTCATTTGCCTTGATGTAATAGATAACATACTTCTTGGTGAGGTTTTTGTCACCGTTTTGTGAAGTAATGTTGTAAATGGTTTTATTGACTGCCTCATGAATTTCATGTTCTCTTGGATGGACGCCCAATATGATTCCTACGGTATCTTTTGACTGTGAATTTCCGGCTACAATCTT contains:
- a CDS encoding ribonuclease H-like domain-containing protein, which codes for MTGYDEHENYLRKVFSNSISSSNPSEEAKKAARKLSPSYFEDYKQQLLRKWDGKKLEDIENSKVISTSYGDTLKITQKEKIDFNLQDNYFKDQINSNLKLLPKIGLKTEQNLKDKGYDTIESLKTHDRYADRANKFCQQIEDLSYGEIIELLDNNRYSKKCRDNIIKSISLTDKENFKFMDIETLGLSNVPIILIGVAEIKKDKIISSQYFLRQIYEEPAVIEAYMSHLDEDSVHVTFNGKSFDVPYIRNRCLSNRINVNLRLPHLDLMYFAKNLWGNQLPNCQLQTIERELFGIEREGDVPGQFIPGYYRDYLDHENIGPIVPIIEHNRQDIVSLASFLEKMYEDVN
- a CDS encoding M42 family metallopeptidase, translated to MELMRELSLAPGVSGSEEEIAKIITRELEDVADKIETDSMGNLIATKKGEKKAPTVMLASHMDEIGLMVRYIDDNGFINFSTIGGINDQMLMNQTVTIHSSVGEDVVGVIGSKPPHVTTPEERNKVVKAKDMFIDIGAKDKEEAEKMVRVGDKMTFNALFEEYPNNRIMGKALDNRVGCYVMMEVLKRVETRATVYGVGTVQEEVGLKGAKTSAFKLNPDLAIALDVTLSGDHPGIKPDEAPVVMGKGPAIILADASGRGILTQQSVKDMLIEAGDENDIPYQLEVSDGGTTDGTAIHLTREGIPTGVLSVPTRYIHTPVSVCSMDDIESTIQLITAAINKL
- a CDS encoding ferredoxin → MSNVEKIYFSPSSTTKKVVEEISNNFNEKKEIFDLLNFNSEKVFASDDIAIVGMPVFAGRIPKTARKRLEKIKGDNTPAIAVVNYGNAHVSDALLELVDLLKENNFNVIAAASTVSHHSIFSGVAQGRPDSSDIEKINEFAQKCIEKIESGESLTSEIPGNRPYTDYKQLPFVVSCDDMACAFCYDCVSICPENAIPDDDPVDTDLDLCSRCTACIHICPEDARMFTGDAFEAKKPEFEKANSERKDPEFYL
- a CDS encoding molybdopterin-binding protein, producing the protein MQLSARNQLQGKITNVEKGTVMANIKIEVTEPNTITAIITKESAEKLGLAEGDDVTAVIKSTEVIIGK
- a CDS encoding molybdopterin-binding protein translates to MQLSARNQLQGKITGIEKGTVMANIKIEVTEPNTITAVITKESAEKLGLAEGDDVTAVIKSTEVIIGK
- a CDS encoding nicotinamide-nucleotide adenylyltransferase gives rise to the protein MQKVRGILIGRMQPVHNGHMQVINKILDEVDEIIIGIGSAQLSHEQKDPFTAGERIVMMSQALAEAGVDPSRYYIIPMQDINFNAIWPSHVKMMTPPFSIVYSGNPLVKQLFEEEGFEVRQPPLYDRLHLSGTEVRKRILEDGDWQELVPKATCDVIEEINGIRRIKNLSVKEVSEI
- a CDS encoding molybdenum cofactor biosynthesis protein MoaE; its protein translation is MVVRVIEAKEDKVTTADLIAELKKSNKVDYSGAIFTFEGIVRGKEENMNLKKLILTTPDKEKTKNEIEKIVENAKIKYNVHEISVVHYIGEFYTGDMLFLVAVLGAHRGETLDALKEVIETVKYDVEFKKEEISEEGTKTILAGG
- a CDS encoding HEAT repeat domain-containing protein translates to MGFLDRFKSKEPKKQKAVMPDDSEIDEEQLALKEIAINSKDRNQRAIAADNITDQYVALDIAKNVKDRAIRLIAANKIKDEKLLWDAAENSKFYDVRSFAYERLGENNKSISEIVKNTKKNKNVDEIFEKIVDEETLEDIAINAIDKNYRRLSLEKIESPEILYDLVFKAGDSSIRKNAINKESFVSEDILQKVVMQDKDEGVKIAAVKKIRNEENLAKIAINEDNAKIRSLIFSKIDNVGLLKNIALDSEKSDVRLDIVNKLDDEELLTQIALNDTDKIVRSEAAKKISDEEVLLKIIKNDDDRFVRQIAVKNITNPQELLNIALNDDDQFVRNHALSNPALSDEKDFKFIAINTTHEEVAAQAMEHITDENNFIDILKNAKLSSVRKSTLDNINDLETLIRIVLANEDEEFSLKALNKIKVEKCLIKIYGQGISENISVRAVSLIKDQKELTKIAQNDDSWRVREAACKKIVSKKVLKDISISDDNEYVRAVAKKRMKL
- the tsaA gene encoding tRNA (N6-threonylcarbamoyladenosine(37)-N6)-methyltransferase TrmO, which translates into the protein MNIELESIGTIHTEFKEIEGMPIQPTGAKGIKGTIEIKDKFVDGLKDLDGFSHIHLIYLLHKVDGYMLEVKPFMDNNTHGVFATRSPKRPNRIGMSVVKVTDVKDNIVYIENVDILDGTPLLDIKPYVPQLYEDTIDKLKIGWFETKHQKAKSQKSDDRFK